A window from Zavarzinia compransoris encodes these proteins:
- a CDS encoding DUF167 domain-containing protein, translating into MSELPYRPGVDGQGVLLAVRLSPRASRNAVEGVVAGADGRAALSIKLNAPPVDGAANEALVRFVAAGLGIGKSAVAIKSGHTARQKLLHIAGAAPDLLHRIDKWLNPAPSRI; encoded by the coding sequence ATGAGCGAACTGCCCTATCGGCCCGGGGTGGACGGCCAAGGGGTGCTGCTGGCGGTCCGGCTGTCGCCGCGGGCCTCGCGCAATGCGGTCGAGGGGGTCGTCGCCGGGGCCGACGGGCGGGCGGCGCTTTCGATCAAGCTGAACGCCCCGCCGGTCGACGGTGCCGCCAACGAAGCCCTGGTCCGCTTCGTCGCCGCCGGGCTCGGCATCGGCAAGTCGGCGGTCGCGATCAAAAGCGGCCACACCGCGCGGCAAAAACTGCTGCACATCGCCGGTGCGGCACCAGACCTGTTGCACCGTATCGACAAATGGCTTAACCCCGCGCCATCCAGGATCTGA
- a CDS encoding carboxymuconolactone decarboxylase family protein, which translates to MIPPGGWIDAGTPRVTPLPPAELPWFARLVSWGARRWGRRHTANAEIPALFLMLLRHRRLFWPWLRFAARLMPNGSIGRREAELVILRVAWTCRCRYEWGQHAAIALRLGFTPAEIRRVAEGPEAEGWQPKQSALLRAVDELHRDRVVSAVTWGRLAAVYDQRQLIEVVMLAGHYEMLAGVLNTTALPLDATVERALAGQDLV; encoded by the coding sequence GTGATCCCGCCCGGCGGCTGGATCGATGCGGGCACGCCGCGCGTCACCCCGCTTCCGCCCGCGGAACTGCCGTGGTTCGCGCGCCTCGTGTCCTGGGGCGCGCGGCGCTGGGGCCGGCGGCATACGGCGAATGCCGAGATCCCGGCCCTGTTCCTGATGCTGCTGCGGCACCGGCGGCTGTTCTGGCCCTGGCTGCGCTTTGCCGCCCGCCTGATGCCCAACGGCTCGATCGGCCGGCGCGAGGCGGAACTGGTCATCCTCCGCGTCGCCTGGACTTGCCGCTGCCGCTATGAATGGGGCCAGCACGCGGCGATCGCGCTTCGCCTCGGCTTCACCCCGGCCGAGATCAGGCGCGTGGCGGAAGGCCCCGAGGCCGAGGGCTGGCAGCCCAAGCAATCGGCCCTGCTGCGCGCGGTCGACGAATTGCACCGCGACCGGGTGGTCTCGGCCGTGACCTGGGGCCGGCTCGCGGCGGTCTACGACCAGCGCCAGCTGATCGAGGTCGTGATGCTGGCCGGCCACTATGAGATGCTGGCCGGCGTCCTCAACACCACGGCCCTGCCCCTCGACGCGACGGTAGAACGGGCGCTGGCCGGGCAGGATCTCGTTTAG
- a CDS encoding DUF2189 domain-containing protein, with the protein MTIRNPVEWGADFVSGAARAFGAAGHDIYREDADAALPLPAIRRLDLADLGTVLARGLRDFAACRTDVIFLCLVYPVIGLVLSRAAMEQALLPLVFPLAAGFALIGPLAGVGLYELSRQRETGGEVSWLGALHVLRSPSIVGIALLGLVLVGMFFAWQFAAVAIYDATLGPQPPASLAAFLHDVLNTRQGLIMTAIGLGVGFVFAVAVLTISVVSFPMMVDRHARVDVAVLTSLRAVATNPGVMAAWGLVVAGLLFLGSLPMFAGLVVVLPVLGHATWHLYRRMVGR; encoded by the coding sequence CGGTGCCGCCGGGCACGACATCTACCGCGAGGACGCGGACGCGGCCCTGCCCCTGCCGGCGATCCGCCGGCTCGATCTGGCCGATCTCGGCACCGTGCTGGCCCGGGGCCTGCGGGATTTCGCCGCCTGCCGCACCGATGTGATCTTCCTCTGCCTCGTCTATCCGGTGATCGGGCTGGTGCTCAGCCGGGCGGCGATGGAACAGGCCTTGCTGCCGCTGGTCTTCCCGCTGGCCGCCGGCTTCGCCCTGATCGGGCCCCTGGCCGGCGTCGGGCTTTACGAACTCAGCCGCCAGCGCGAGACGGGGGGCGAGGTGTCGTGGCTGGGGGCGCTGCATGTCCTGCGCTCGCCGTCGATCGTCGGCATCGCCCTGCTCGGCCTGGTCCTGGTCGGCATGTTCTTCGCGTGGCAGTTCGCCGCCGTCGCCATCTATGACGCGACCCTGGGGCCGCAGCCGCCGGCCTCGCTGGCCGCTTTCCTGCACGACGTGCTGAACACGCGCCAGGGCCTGATCATGACCGCGATCGGCCTCGGGGTCGGTTTCGTCTTCGCCGTCGCCGTGCTCACGATCTCGGTCGTGTCCTTCCCGATGATGGTGGACCGCCATGCCCGGGTCGATGTCGCCGTGCTGACCTCGCTGCGGGCGGTCGCTACCAACCCGGGGGTCATGGCCGCCTGGGGGCTGGTCGTCGCCGGGCTGCTCTTCCTCGGCAGCCTGCCGATGTTCGCCGGGCTCGTCGTCGTCCTGCCCGTGCTCGGCCATGCCACCTGGCATCTCTACCGGCGGATGGTGGGGCGCTGA
- a CDS encoding flavin-containing monooxygenase, giving the protein MATAARAVAPQSAAAEHFDVLIVGAGISGVGAAYHLTRQCPDLSFAVLEAKDTFGGTWVTHRYPGVRSDSDLYTFGYRFKPWVGNPIASAGEILDYMGEVIAENDLGRHIRYGHRIERAAWSSAAARWTLTVTRNDTGETFEITAGFLWMCQGYYRHEQGYTPDWPGLGDYRGRVVHPQSWPADLDYKGKRVVVIGSGATAATLVPAIAGDCAHVTLLQRSPTYFLPAKNANDLADQLRALEVDESWIHEITRRKILADQEEFCRRAVEEPEAVTAELLGAARLFLDEETVRRHFTPRYRPWQQRVAFIPDGDLFQGIAAGKASVVTDEIEGFTATGIRLKSGAVLEADIVITATGFNLSVLGDIAFTVDGRPVTFGDTVTYRGMMATGLPNMVWIMGYFRASWTLRVDLVADFVCRLLTHMRAKGAAKVEVRLRPEDADMPLLPFIDGENFNPGYLTRGLHLMPKRGDKPEWQHNQDYWRERKELPAIDLDDGAFVYS; this is encoded by the coding sequence ATGGCAACGGCAGCACGCGCCGTCGCGCCCCAAAGCGCGGCAGCGGAGCATTTCGACGTCCTCATCGTCGGCGCCGGGATTTCGGGGGTGGGCGCCGCCTATCACCTGACCCGGCAATGTCCGGACCTCAGTTTCGCGGTCCTCGAGGCCAAGGACACGTTCGGCGGCACCTGGGTGACGCATCGCTATCCCGGGGTGCGCTCGGACAGCGATCTCTATACTTTCGGCTATCGCTTCAAGCCCTGGGTCGGCAACCCGATCGCCAGCGCCGGCGAAATCCTGGACTACATGGGCGAGGTGATCGCCGAGAACGACCTCGGCCGCCACATCCGCTATGGCCACCGCATCGAGCGGGCCGCCTGGTCGAGCGCCGCGGCGCGCTGGACCTTGACGGTGACCCGGAACGACACCGGCGAGACCTTCGAGATTACTGCCGGCTTCCTCTGGATGTGCCAGGGCTATTACCGCCACGAGCAGGGCTATACGCCCGACTGGCCGGGCCTCGGCGATTATCGGGGCCGCGTCGTCCATCCCCAGTCCTGGCCTGCGGACCTCGACTACAAGGGCAAGCGGGTGGTGGTGATCGGTTCCGGCGCGACCGCGGCGACCCTGGTGCCGGCGATCGCCGGGGATTGCGCCCATGTCACCCTGCTCCAGCGTTCGCCGACCTATTTCCTGCCGGCGAAGAATGCCAACGACCTGGCCGACCAGCTGCGCGCCCTCGAGGTCGACGAAAGCTGGATCCACGAAATCACCCGGCGCAAGATCCTGGCCGACCAGGAGGAATTCTGCCGCCGCGCGGTCGAGGAGCCGGAAGCGGTGACGGCGGAACTGCTGGGCGCGGCGCGCCTCTTCCTCGACGAGGAAACGGTGCGGCGCCATTTCACCCCGCGCTATCGGCCGTGGCAGCAGCGCGTCGCCTTCATCCCCGACGGCGACCTCTTTCAAGGCATCGCCGCCGGCAAGGCGTCCGTCGTCACCGACGAGATCGAAGGCTTCACCGCGACCGGCATCCGCCTGAAATCGGGCGCGGTGCTGGAGGCCGACATCGTGATCACGGCGACCGGCTTCAACCTCAGCGTCCTCGGCGATATCGCCTTCACCGTCGACGGCCGGCCCGTGACCTTCGGCGATACGGTCACCTATCGCGGCATGATGGCGACCGGCCTGCCCAACATGGTCTGGATCATGGGCTATTTCCGCGCCAGCTGGACGCTGCGGGTCGATCTGGTCGCGGATTTCGTCTGCCGCCTGCTCACCCACATGCGGGCGAAGGGCGCGGCCAAGGTGGAAGTCCGCCTCCGGCCCGAGGATGCGGACATGCCGCTGCTGCCCTTCATCGACGGCGAGAATTTCAACCCCGGCTATCTGACGCGCGGCCTGCACCTGATGCCGAAGCGGGGCGACAAGCCGGAATGGCAGCACAACCAGGATTACTGGCGGGAACGGAAGGAACTGCCCGCCATCGATCTCGACGACGGGGCCTTCGTCTATTCCTGA
- the folD gene encoding bifunctional methylenetetrahydrofolate dehydrogenase/methenyltetrahydrofolate cyclohydrolase FolD, which produces MTAAIIDGKAFAAGLRQRVAQHVARLREDHGLVPGLAVVLVGDDPASHVYVRNKGEQTKAAGMNSFEFRLPDDAPESALLERVAALNADPAVHGILVQLPLPKHMDAAKVIDLIDPAKDVDGFHVVNAGKLAVGADGIVPCTPLGCLMLIRDRLGPRLAGLNAVVIGRSNIVGKPMAQLLLRESCTVTVAHSKTRDLPALARSADILVAAVGVPEMVKGDWVKPGAVVIDVGMNRIPKADGSGTRLVGDVAFAEAAAVAGHITPVPGGVGPMTIACLLANTLTAACARAGLPVPAL; this is translated from the coding sequence ATGACCGCAGCGATCATCGACGGCAAGGCTTTCGCGGCCGGCCTCCGCCAGCGCGTGGCCCAGCATGTGGCCCGCCTGCGCGAGGACCACGGCCTCGTGCCCGGGCTTGCGGTCGTGCTCGTCGGCGACGATCCGGCCAGCCATGTCTATGTCCGCAACAAGGGCGAGCAGACCAAGGCGGCGGGGATGAATTCCTTCGAATTCCGCCTGCCCGACGACGCCCCGGAAAGCGCCCTGCTGGAGCGGGTGGCGGCGCTGAACGCGGACCCGGCGGTGCACGGTATCCTGGTGCAATTGCCCCTGCCGAAGCATATGGATGCGGCCAAGGTGATCGACCTGATCGATCCGGCCAAGGATGTCGACGGCTTCCATGTCGTCAATGCCGGGAAACTGGCGGTCGGCGCCGACGGCATCGTGCCCTGCACGCCGCTCGGCTGCCTGATGCTGATCCGCGACCGGCTGGGCCCCCGGCTCGCCGGGCTGAACGCGGTGGTCATCGGCCGCTCCAACATCGTCGGCAAGCCCATGGCGCAACTGTTGCTGCGCGAAAGCTGCACCGTCACCGTCGCCCATTCGAAGACCCGCGACCTGCCGGCCCTGGCCCGCAGCGCCGATATCCTGGTCGCCGCCGTCGGCGTGCCGGAAATGGTGAAGGGCGATTGGGTGAAGCCCGGCGCCGTGGTCATCGACGTCGGCATGAACCGCATCCCCAAGGCGGACGGCAGCGGCACCCGCCTGGTCGGCGACGTCGCCTTTGCCGAGGCCGCGGCGGTGGCCGGCCATATCACGCCGGTGCCCGGCGGCGTCGGCCCCATGACCATCGCCTGCCTGCTGGCCAATACGCTGACCGCTGCCTGCGCCCGCGCCGGCCTGCCGGTACCGGCGCTCTGA
- a CDS encoding LysE/ArgO family amino acid transporter, whose amino-acid sequence MSLSLPVLLTGFGSGLGLIMAIGAQNAFVLRQGLIRRHVFAVCLVCALSDALLITLGITALGTVKAALPWAEPVLRYGGAAFLLWYGGRSLLSALRGGQALRAAAGPGAGLGPTLATALLLTFANPHVYLDTVVLLGTIAAQFPGQGLAFGLGAVTASFVFFFALGFGARLLAPLFARPAAWRGLDLLVAAIMGLVATKLLLGA is encoded by the coding sequence ATGAGCCTGTCCCTTCCCGTCCTTCTCACCGGTTTCGGCAGCGGCCTCGGCCTGATCATGGCCATCGGGGCGCAGAATGCCTTCGTGCTGCGCCAGGGCCTGATCCGGCGCCATGTCTTCGCCGTCTGCCTTGTCTGCGCCCTGTCGGACGCGCTGCTGATCACCCTCGGCATCACGGCGCTTGGCACGGTCAAGGCGGCGCTGCCCTGGGCGGAGCCCGTGCTCCGCTACGGCGGGGCGGCCTTCCTGCTCTGGTACGGCGGCCGCAGCCTGCTGTCGGCGCTGCGGGGCGGGCAGGCGCTGCGGGCGGCGGCAGGGCCGGGGGCGGGGTTGGGGCCGACACTGGCCACCGCCCTGCTGCTGACCTTCGCCAATCCCCATGTCTATCTCGATACGGTCGTGCTGCTCGGCACCATCGCCGCGCAATTTCCCGGGCAGGGGCTGGCCTTCGGCCTGGGCGCGGTGACCGCATCCTTCGTCTTCTTCTTTGCCCTCGGCTTCGGGGCCCGGCTGCTGGCGCCGCTGTTCGCCCGGCCCGCGGCCTGGCGGGGGCTGGATCTCCTGGTCGCCGCCATCATGGGGCTGGTCGCCACCAAACTCCTCCTCGGGGCGTGA
- a CDS encoding TetR/AcrR family transcriptional regulator — protein sequence MSTGSKMPPAPSPRASSPKARTTQAERRSATRAKIIEATLACLADQGFAATGVAQVVTRAGVSRGAWAHHFPTMEALILATAEHLLTAVHDRLDQIVAALSGGDQAVETMVAAAWGEFFSGEVNEIYLELLVASRRNPALAAVLHDLSERIMAKLATVAAARFVPAPGAVGSVTETLMLGRWLMRGMALDAHMLPPDLLGHYLGLWRRLASTQMNGR from the coding sequence ATGTCAACCGGATCGAAAATGCCGCCGGCACCATCCCCCAGGGCATCATCCCCAAAAGCCAGGACGACCCAGGCCGAACGGCGTTCGGCCACGCGGGCGAAAATCATCGAGGCGACGCTGGCCTGCCTGGCCGACCAGGGCTTCGCCGCCACCGGCGTCGCCCAGGTGGTGACGCGGGCGGGGGTTTCCCGCGGCGCCTGGGCCCATCACTTCCCGACCATGGAAGCGCTGATCCTGGCGACGGCGGAACACCTGCTGACCGCGGTGCACGACCGGCTCGACCAGATCGTGGCGGCGCTGTCAGGCGGCGATCAGGCGGTCGAAACCATGGTCGCCGCGGCCTGGGGCGAATTCTTCAGCGGGGAGGTGAACGAGATCTATCTGGAGCTTCTGGTCGCCAGCCGGCGCAACCCGGCACTGGCGGCGGTCCTGCACGATCTTTCGGAACGCATCATGGCAAAGCTGGCCACGGTCGCGGCGGCCCGCTTCGTGCCGGCGCCGGGGGCGGTCGGCAGCGTCACCGAGACCCTGATGCTGGGCCGCTGGCTGATGCGCGGCATGGCGCTGGACGCCCATATGCTGCCGCCCGACCTGCTGGGCCATTATCTCGGCCTGTGGCGGCGGCTCGCGTCCACCCAGATGAATGGACGCTGA
- a CDS encoding CVNH domain-containing protein — MRLLLLATGFLALGIGSAAAGSSSFQRSCTDIRLEVDRRSVYLSATCDNGRGRQRGTDIELTGIHNDDGRLVRGTPGAASSFQRSCRDIRIDASRKRVVLEATCQSRSGRWRDTRIEIEDIHNINGRLQR, encoded by the coding sequence ATGCGCCTTTTGCTGCTTGCGACCGGTTTTCTCGCCCTCGGCATCGGCTCGGCGGCGGCCGGCTCGTCCAGCTTCCAGCGGTCCTGCACCGACATCCGGCTGGAGGTGGACCGCCGGTCGGTCTACCTGAGTGCCACCTGCGACAACGGCCGGGGCCGGCAGCGCGGCACCGATATCGAATTGACCGGCATCCACAATGACGACGGCCGCCTGGTGCGCGGCACGCCCGGCGCCGCCAGCTCGTTCCAGCGCAGCTGCCGGGATATCCGGATCGACGCCAGTCGCAAGCGCGTCGTGCTCGAGGCGACCTGCCAGTCCCGCTCCGGCCGCTGGCGCGACACGCGGATCGAAATCGAGGACATCCACAACATCAACGGCCGCCTGCAACGCTAG
- a CDS encoding SDR family oxidoreductase — MAIRNLSGRKCLVTGAASGIGRATALAAAREGALLFLTDINGPGLARVAAEIEAAGGIVALSRALNIEDIAAVRTFADDIHRKSGPLDIVMNIAGISIWGEVENLTHEHWRQVVEINLMGPIHVIECFIPAMIAGGRGGHLVNVSSAAGLFGLPWHAAYSAAKFGLRGISEVLRFDLARHGIGVSLVCPGAVRTGLVETIKVLGVDVRSPAVQAFRAGFEHRAVTPEAAAAAILKGIRRNRYLVFTSADIRIGHWLQCRLPFLYRLLMRRLNDRMQAVAAASRRGAAS; from the coding sequence ATGGCCATCCGGAACCTCTCCGGTCGCAAATGCCTCGTCACCGGGGCCGCCAGCGGCATCGGGCGGGCGACCGCCCTCGCCGCCGCCCGCGAGGGCGCCCTGCTGTTCCTGACCGACATCAACGGCCCGGGGCTGGCCAGGGTGGCGGCCGAGATCGAGGCGGCGGGCGGCATCGTCGCCCTGTCACGGGCGCTGAACATCGAGGATATCGCCGCCGTCCGCACTTTCGCCGACGACATTCACCGCAAGTCCGGCCCCCTGGACATCGTGATGAATATCGCCGGCATCTCGATCTGGGGCGAGGTCGAGAACCTCACCCACGAGCATTGGCGGCAGGTCGTCGAAATCAACCTGATGGGGCCGATCCATGTCATCGAATGCTTCATCCCGGCCATGATCGCCGGGGGCAGGGGCGGGCATCTGGTCAATGTCTCGTCGGCGGCCGGCCTGTTCGGCCTGCCCTGGCATGCGGCCTATAGCGCCGCCAAATTCGGCCTGCGCGGGATTTCGGAAGTGCTTCGCTTCGATCTCGCCCGCCACGGCATCGGTGTCAGCCTGGTCTGCCCGGGGGCGGTGCGCACCGGCCTGGTCGAGACCATCAAGGTTCTCGGGGTCGATGTCCGCTCGCCGGCGGTGCAGGCATTCCGCGCCGGCTTCGAGCATCGGGCGGTCACGCCCGAGGCGGCGGCGGCGGCGATCCTCAAGGGGATCCGGCGCAACCGCTATCTCGTCTTCACCTCCGCCGATATCCGCATCGGCCATTGGCTGCAATGCCGCCTGCCGTTCCTCTACCGGCTGCTGATGCGGCGCCTGAATGACCGGATGCAGGCGGTGGCGGCGGCATCCCGCCGGGGGGCGGCGTCGTGA
- a CDS encoding DUF1302 domain-containing protein, which produces MRTVAAAAAGGLALGLAATAPALEFDLTDEISGSLIVSLSTGAQFRMADRDPRNYGYYYGGGLVSSGNDDGNLNFEKYDPVSQITTASAELSLKWRNLFLFTRGSAFYDTVAAANDLADFRPEDRVYTSGRYPEGADNKADWDARVLDYYIGGNFTVFDRNLNLKLGSQVLNWGEALFTVNGISVINPIDVGKIRTPGAELKDALIPVPMIVAGYELAAGLSIEGFYQLDFEPYKLDACGSFFSFTDNFCDGVKISSSFTDAGDRSSYTTGAGLNPRDYDDPNSTVAAVNAKVIQRDDPAVDDWGVALRYFVPELNNTEFQLYYVNYTSRLPSLRGTAPVDYAPGTGDLNLAALAPHLIDSLFDALGQGRLDALSSALAGLLGGPVTDLAGALTGPITSRLISPPFGTAPRSTVLTNLENGSLELYYPEGIDMVGFAFNTTYDPLGVAINAEISYKHDAPVWISEPAFLVALYDGAGGVPLDSATKAPTSLGIRNPGIAPLLDTDFLKFEDVFIPGRVFTLDMRHDIWQAAIRFTQVRGGTDWLTGLLGANQLLAMVEFGALYIDLKDGVQYAAYGQNGFSGFQTRSLSLGPAEIMPPIHATELGTEFPETGKTPTRWSGGVQGLFFWDYPDVLPGVTMVPSIGFSHGLFGITPAPNPGFTKSVTSMNLGLKFDYLSQWSLNLNYFKSWGGGGGAGGARNPYIDRDFIGASLSYVF; this is translated from the coding sequence ATGCGGACGGTCGCCGCGGCGGCGGCCGGCGGCCTTGCCCTGGGTCTGGCCGCGACGGCGCCGGCCCTCGAATTCGACCTGACGGACGAGATCAGCGGTTCGCTGATCGTCTCGCTTTCGACGGGCGCGCAATTCCGCATGGCCGATCGCGATCCCCGCAATTATGGCTACTATTATGGCGGCGGCCTGGTGTCGTCGGGCAATGACGACGGCAACCTGAATTTCGAGAAATACGACCCCGTCAGCCAGATTACCACCGCCTCGGCGGAATTGAGCCTGAAGTGGCGGAATTTATTCCTCTTCACCCGGGGCAGCGCCTTCTACGACACGGTGGCCGCCGCCAACGACCTGGCCGATTTCCGGCCCGAGGACCGGGTCTACACCAGCGGCCGCTATCCGGAAGGGGCCGACAACAAGGCCGATTGGGACGCCCGCGTCCTCGACTATTACATCGGCGGCAATTTCACGGTCTTCGACCGCAACCTGAACCTGAAGCTGGGCAGCCAGGTCCTGAACTGGGGCGAGGCGCTGTTCACCGTCAACGGCATTTCGGTGATCAACCCGATCGATGTCGGCAAGATCCGCACCCCCGGCGCTGAACTGAAGGATGCGCTGATCCCGGTGCCGATGATCGTGGCCGGATATGAACTGGCCGCCGGCCTGTCGATCGAAGGCTTCTACCAATTGGATTTCGAGCCCTACAAGCTCGATGCCTGCGGCAGTTTCTTTTCCTTCACCGACAATTTCTGCGACGGCGTGAAGATCAGTTCCAGCTTCACCGATGCCGGCGACCGCTCGTCCTATACCACCGGCGCCGGGCTGAACCCGCGGGATTACGACGATCCGAACAGCACGGTCGCCGCGGTCAACGCCAAGGTGATCCAGCGCGACGATCCGGCGGTGGACGACTGGGGCGTCGCCCTGCGCTATTTCGTGCCCGAACTGAACAATACGGAATTCCAGCTCTATTACGTCAACTATACCTCGCGCCTGCCGTCGCTGCGCGGGACGGCGCCCGTCGACTATGCCCCCGGCACCGGCGACCTGAACCTGGCCGCCCTCGCCCCCCATCTGATCGATTCCCTCTTCGACGCCCTTGGCCAGGGCCGGCTGGATGCGCTCAGTTCGGCCCTGGCCGGCCTCCTGGGCGGCCCGGTGACCGATCTCGCCGGGGCCCTGACGGGACCGATAACGTCTCGCCTGATCAGCCCGCCCTTCGGTACCGCGCCGCGTTCCACCGTGCTCACCAACCTCGAGAACGGCTCGCTGGAGCTTTATTATCCCGAAGGCATCGACATGGTCGGCTTCGCCTTCAACACCACCTATGATCCGCTCGGCGTCGCCATCAATGCCGAGATCAGCTACAAGCACGATGCGCCGGTCTGGATCTCGGAGCCGGCCTTCCTGGTCGCGCTCTATGACGGCGCGGGCGGCGTGCCCCTCGATTCGGCGACCAAGGCGCCGACGTCGCTCGGCATCCGGAACCCGGGGATCGCGCCCCTGCTCGATACGGATTTCCTGAAGTTCGAGGATGTCTTCATCCCGGGCCGGGTGTTCACCCTCGACATGCGCCACGACATCTGGCAGGCGGCGATCCGCTTCACCCAGGTCCGCGGCGGCACCGATTGGCTCACCGGCCTGCTCGGCGCCAACCAGTTGCTGGCAATGGTCGAATTCGGCGCCCTCTACATCGACCTGAAGGACGGCGTGCAATATGCCGCCTATGGCCAGAACGGCTTTTCGGGCTTCCAGACCCGCTCCCTGAGCCTCGGCCCGGCCGAGATCATGCCGCCGATCCACGCCACCGAACTCGGCACCGAATTCCCCGAGACCGGCAAGACGCCGACGCGCTGGTCGGGCGGGGTGCAGGGCCTGTTCTTCTGGGATTACCCGGATGTCCTGCCGGGCGTCACCATGGTGCCGTCCATCGGCTTTTCCCACGGCCTGTTCGGCATCACCCCGGCGCCCAACCCGGGCTTCACCAAAAGCGTGACCTCGATGAACCTCGGCCTGAAGTTCGACTACCTCAGCCAATGGTCCCTGAACCTGAACTATTTCAAGAGCTGGGGCGGCGGCGGCGGCGCGGGCGGTGCCCGCAACCCCTATATCGACCGCGACTTCATCGGCGCCAGCCTGTCCTACGTTTTCTAG
- a CDS encoding YggT family protein → MIALLQTIDLVLSLYTWVLIIAAVLSWLVALNVVNPYSPAVRSLGRGIQVLTEPLLRPIRRVVPAAGGMDFSPLILLIAIYFLRRFIPEIVLGTLG, encoded by the coding sequence ATGATTGCCCTGCTTCAGACCATCGACCTCGTTCTCAGCCTCTATACCTGGGTGCTGATCATTGCCGCCGTGCTGTCGTGGCTGGTCGCACTCAATGTGGTCAATCCCTACAGCCCGGCGGTGCGCTCGCTCGGGCGCGGGATCCAGGTCCTGACCGAGCCGCTGCTACGCCCGATTCGCCGGGTGGTGCCGGCGGCCGGCGGGATGGATTTCTCGCCCCTGATCCTGCTGATCGCCATCTACTTCCTGCGCCGCTTCATCCCGGAAATCGTGCTCGGCACCCTGGGATGA